From Pontibacillus halophilus JSM 076056 = DSM 19796, one genomic window encodes:
- a CDS encoding MDR family MFS transporter yields MEENTSSKYEFLADDPNFNAKPVVISLIIGAFFAILNETLLNIALTTLMDVFSLERTTVQWMATSFMLVMGILTPISALLLQWFSTRKMFIGTMTVFTVGTVISAVAPSFSVLLLGRILQAAGTGVLLPIIFNTFLLIFPPERRGSVMGTVGLVIMFAPAIGPTLSGVIVEYLGWRYLFITVIPFALFSILFGWKYLRNVGEVTKPKIDILSIFLSSIGFGGIVLGFSLAGEGESGFLDPSVYGTLLIGVVSLVLFTIRQLKLDEPLLDVRVFRYPMFSVAVGLFLIIIMSMFSSEIIMPMYMQDALLLAPAAAGLILLPGSLLNGLMSPVMGKLFDKYGPRKLIIPATLLLSITMLTLSTIGTDTPIALIVACYMGLMLSISAIMMPAQTNGLNQLPKRLYPHGTAIMNTLQPVAGAIGVSVFVSILSARQASYVSANAQDPNAQINGIVSGVHSVYLIIFGIALIAFVLSLFMKRAKPEEEHTQSDRAVNE; encoded by the coding sequence ATGGAAGAAAATACATCATCAAAGTATGAATTTTTAGCAGATGATCCGAATTTTAACGCTAAGCCGGTCGTAATCTCGCTGATCATTGGTGCTTTCTTTGCTATTCTAAACGAAACGTTATTAAACATTGCGTTGACTACGTTAATGGACGTATTCAGTCTAGAACGAACAACCGTTCAGTGGATGGCGACAAGCTTTATGTTAGTGATGGGGATTCTTACACCAATCTCGGCCTTGTTGCTACAATGGTTCTCAACAAGAAAGATGTTTATTGGGACGATGACCGTGTTCACTGTGGGGACTGTGATTAGTGCAGTAGCTCCTTCGTTTAGCGTGTTGCTTCTAGGAAGAATCCTTCAAGCAGCGGGTACTGGGGTATTGCTGCCAATCATCTTTAACACGTTCTTACTCATCTTCCCACCAGAGCGACGTGGTTCAGTAATGGGAACGGTAGGGCTTGTCATTATGTTCGCACCAGCCATTGGCCCGACCCTATCAGGTGTGATTGTGGAGTACCTCGGTTGGAGATACCTCTTTATTACAGTTATCCCATTTGCACTCTTCTCTATTTTATTTGGTTGGAAGTATCTTCGGAATGTAGGAGAAGTGACGAAGCCAAAGATTGATATATTGTCAATCTTTCTCTCTTCAATTGGATTTGGTGGAATTGTATTAGGATTTAGCCTAGCTGGAGAAGGGGAAAGCGGATTTCTAGATCCAAGCGTGTACGGAACGTTACTAATTGGGGTTGTCTCCCTCGTTCTATTTACAATCCGACAGTTGAAGTTGGATGAACCGCTGCTTGACGTCCGCGTGTTCCGTTATCCAATGTTTAGTGTAGCAGTAGGGCTCTTTCTCATTATTATCATGTCCATGTTCTCTTCTGAGATCATCATGCCAATGTATATGCAGGATGCGTTATTGCTTGCTCCTGCTGCGGCTGGACTTATCTTGTTACCGGGGAGTCTCTTGAATGGACTAATGTCACCAGTGATGGGTAAATTATTTGATAAATATGGACCTAGAAAGTTAATTATCCCAGCTACATTGCTACTTTCTATAACGATGCTTACGTTAAGTACAATTGGTACGGACACGCCAATTGCACTAATCGTCGCGTGTTATATGGGATTAATGCTATCCATTTCAGCTATTATGATGCCAGCCCAAACGAACGGTCTAAATCAGTTGCCGAAGCGGTTGTATCCACATGGAACAGCGATAATGAACACCTTGCAGCCTGTAGCAGGTGCAATTGGGGTTTCGGTATTCGTCAGCATCTTAAGTGCAAGGCAAGCAAGTTATGTATCTGCTAACGCACAAGATCCAAATGCCCAAATAAATGGAATTGTATCAGGCGTTCATTCCGTATATTTGATTATATTTGGAATTGCACTAATCGCTTTCGTGCTTTCCTTGTTTATGAAGCGAGCCAAACCTGAAGAAGAACATACGCAGTCTGATAGAGCTGTAAATGAATAA
- a CDS encoding DsbA family oxidoreductase, with protein sequence MTEENHKLVIYSDFICPFCYIGKVNAERIQEQNPGMEIEWREFELHPEGQPDASGAYMAQALENVKMLAKEYNIDMKPEVLTEVTSDSRKALVGFEYAKEQGKPEEYREQVFHAYWVEGKDISEDDVLREIAETVGLSPDGLLAAIQNDTYNTELRKSIRGAYDAGITGVPTYVYGDYKTVGAQPVSTLQRMIDAQKEKDMLESDPTGLSCGPEGC encoded by the coding sequence ATGACTGAAGAAAATCATAAACTCGTTATTTATTCGGACTTTATTTGTCCATTTTGCTACATTGGTAAAGTGAACGCAGAACGCATACAAGAACAAAACCCAGGTATGGAGATTGAGTGGAGAGAATTTGAACTGCACCCAGAAGGCCAACCTGATGCAAGCGGCGCATATATGGCGCAAGCCTTGGAAAATGTAAAAATGTTAGCTAAAGAATATAACATTGATATGAAACCAGAAGTGCTTACAGAAGTTACATCAGATTCCCGTAAAGCACTAGTTGGATTCGAATATGCGAAAGAACAAGGAAAGCCTGAAGAATACCGCGAGCAGGTCTTCCACGCTTACTGGGTAGAAGGAAAAGACATCAGCGAAGATGACGTACTAAGAGAGATTGCAGAAACAGTTGGACTAAGCCCAGATGGTTTACTTGCCGCAATCCAAAATGATACGTATAATACCGAGCTTAGAAAATCTATCCGCGGAGCCTATGATGCTGGAATTACAGGTGTGCCTACTTATGTATATGGCGACTATAAAACAGTTGGTGCACAGCCAGTATCTACACTACAGCGTATGATTGACGCTCAAAAAGAAAAAGACATGCTAGAAAGTGACCCAACCGGTCTTTCTTGTGGCCCAGAAGGCTGCTAA
- a CDS encoding NUDIX hydrolase, which translates to MIGNERVIMVVAGVFVINESEEVLLQLRSDHEVWGLPGGYLEMGESVQEGARREVYEETGLQLGSLELLGIYSGETQQRTLPNGDQVQLVKLIFTCRDFQGEIRVDKEESLDVQFFPISDLPPVWQNQSQEFADLMQRSKGPFIR; encoded by the coding sequence ATGATAGGAAATGAACGCGTGATTATGGTAGTAGCAGGTGTATTCGTTATTAATGAAAGTGAAGAAGTGCTTCTACAACTAAGATCTGATCATGAAGTATGGGGGCTCCCTGGTGGGTACCTCGAAATGGGGGAGAGTGTTCAAGAGGGGGCACGACGAGAAGTATATGAAGAGACAGGATTACAATTAGGGAGTTTAGAACTCCTTGGTATCTACTCTGGTGAAACGCAACAACGTACACTCCCGAATGGGGACCAAGTCCAATTGGTCAAGCTAATCTTTACATGCAGAGACTTCCAAGGTGAAATCCGTGTAGATAAAGAGGAATCTCTAGATGTTCAGTTCTTCCCAATTTCGGATCTTCCTCCAGTCTGGCAGAATCAATCTCAGGAATTTGCAGATTTGATGCAGCGCTCGAAGGGACCCTTTATTCGATAG
- a CDS encoding ABC transporter ATP-binding protein, translating to MGMNHMAIELTNVSKSYQSGEVHVQAVKNVTTTIPESKIVTILGPSGSGKSTLLNLVGGIEPHDEGSIQVNDVTLEKLKRKGVTEYRRQNIGFIFQQYNLISTLTVEENVEVGRYLSQNPLDMKDVLEKVRMWDKKDKFPYQLSGGEQQRVAIARALVKNPNILLCDEPTGALDEHTGKNILSLLKFVNDTYHTTVCIITHNQGIGDMAHKVIRMASGEIVEEHWNDELIDPEQVTWA from the coding sequence ATGGGGATGAACCATATGGCGATTGAGCTTACAAATGTTAGTAAATCTTATCAGAGTGGCGAAGTACATGTGCAGGCTGTAAAGAATGTAACGACTACAATTCCTGAAAGTAAAATTGTAACCATTCTCGGGCCTTCTGGATCTGGGAAGTCCACATTACTGAATCTTGTAGGTGGAATTGAGCCTCATGATGAGGGATCCATACAAGTAAATGATGTGACGTTAGAAAAGTTGAAACGAAAAGGAGTTACGGAATATCGTAGACAGAACATCGGATTCATCTTCCAACAATATAATTTGATTTCCACATTGACAGTTGAAGAAAATGTAGAAGTTGGACGATACTTGAGTCAAAATCCGTTGGATATGAAGGACGTCTTAGAGAAGGTTAGGATGTGGGATAAGAAAGATAAATTTCCTTATCAACTAAGTGGGGGGGAGCAACAGCGTGTCGCAATTGCTCGTGCACTCGTTAAGAATCCGAACATTCTTTTATGTGATGAGCCTACAGGTGCTTTAGATGAGCACACAGGGAAGAACATCTTATCCTTGTTGAAGTTTGTGAATGATACGTACCACACGACGGTTTGTATCATTACGCACAATCAAGGCATTGGTGATATGGCCCATAAAGTAATTCGTATGGCAAGTGGAGAAATAGTGGAGGAGCATTGGAATGATGAACTCATCGACCCAGAGCAGGTGACGTGGGCATGA
- a CDS encoding enoyl-CoA hydratase/isomerase family protein: MNLGNDHITVMEKGPLLTCVLNRPDRLNAFSHDMLQGLKDALNYADQEEHIKVVVLSGAGRAFTAGGDVKTMGTGTPKDVYDHVGLLNETILTIRNLTKPVIAGVHGFAAGAGFNLALACDQILCAEDSQFVLSFSQVGLISDGGGTYFLTKLLGPYRTKELLFSAEPIKASRALELGIVTKTVPLEELETAVQSYAERLATGPVQAFGMMKKVVHAADTQDLATILEQERISQTLMVSTEDHQEGIAAFAEKRKPQFTGQ; this comes from the coding sequence GTGAATCTTGGAAATGATCATATAACAGTTATGGAGAAGGGGCCTTTATTAACTTGTGTATTAAATCGCCCAGATCGTTTAAATGCCTTTAGTCATGACATGCTTCAAGGTTTGAAAGATGCATTAAACTATGCAGACCAAGAAGAACATATAAAGGTTGTGGTCCTATCAGGAGCAGGCCGAGCATTTACGGCCGGTGGCGATGTGAAAACGATGGGAACAGGCACACCAAAGGATGTCTATGACCATGTTGGATTATTAAATGAGACAATTCTCACCATTCGAAACCTAACAAAACCAGTGATTGCAGGAGTACATGGGTTCGCAGCGGGCGCAGGCTTTAATTTAGCTCTAGCATGTGATCAGATTCTCTGTGCAGAAGATAGTCAGTTCGTATTAAGCTTCTCGCAAGTGGGACTTATATCCGATGGTGGTGGGACTTACTTTCTAACCAAACTACTCGGACCTTATCGTACAAAGGAATTGCTATTTAGTGCAGAGCCAATCAAGGCTTCCAGAGCTTTAGAATTAGGGATTGTGACGAAGACAGTTCCTTTAGAGGAGCTTGAAACAGCGGTTCAATCTTACGCAGAAAGACTAGCTACTGGACCAGTTCAGGCATTTGGAATGATGAAGAAAGTGGTCCATGCTGCAGACACTCAGGATTTGGCGACCATCCTTGAGCAGGAACGAATTAGCCAAACGCTTATGGTTTCGACAGAAGACCATCAAGAGGGCATTGCTGCCTTCGCCGAGAAACGAAAACCACAATTCACAGGACAATAG
- a CDS encoding M20/M25/M40 family metallo-hydrolase, giving the protein MLQVNRERLLEEFLELVQVDSETKQESKIAEVLKKKFSDLGVEVKEDNAKEITGHGANNLICTMKGTKEGVEPIYFTSHMDTVVPGNGVNPRVEDGYVVTDGTTILGADDKAGLAAMFEAIKVLNENNVEHGDIQFIITVGEESGLVGAKALERDSIIAKYGYALDSDGKVGNIVVAAPTQAKVKAVITGKTAHAGVAPEKGISAITLAARAVAKMPLGRIDDETTANIGRFQGGGAQTNIVIDQVELLAEARSLVPEKMEAQVEKMRRALEETASEMGGTVEVDVQVMYPGFKHEDGEHVVEVAKRAASAIGRTTELLQSGGGSDANVIAGHGIPTVNLCVGYEEIHTTNEKMPVEELVKTAEMVTAIVQEAAK; this is encoded by the coding sequence ATGCTACAAGTAAACCGCGAACGCCTATTGGAAGAGTTTCTTGAACTTGTTCAAGTGGATTCTGAGACAAAGCAGGAATCTAAAATTGCAGAAGTATTAAAGAAGAAATTCTCCGATTTAGGAGTAGAGGTAAAAGAAGACAACGCGAAAGAAATAACAGGTCACGGGGCCAACAACTTAATTTGTACAATGAAAGGTACGAAAGAAGGGGTTGAACCTATCTATTTCACCTCCCACATGGATACAGTTGTGCCAGGGAATGGCGTAAACCCACGAGTAGAAGATGGATACGTCGTGACAGATGGGACGACGATTCTTGGTGCCGATGATAAAGCAGGTCTTGCTGCAATGTTTGAGGCCATTAAGGTATTGAATGAGAATAATGTTGAACATGGCGACATTCAATTTATTATTACGGTTGGTGAAGAATCCGGTTTAGTAGGAGCTAAGGCGCTAGAGCGAGATTCCATCATTGCGAAATATGGATATGCGCTTGATAGTGATGGAAAGGTCGGCAACATCGTCGTAGCGGCACCTACACAGGCTAAAGTGAAAGCCGTAATCACAGGAAAGACGGCTCACGCAGGTGTAGCTCCTGAGAAAGGCATTTCTGCAATCACATTAGCAGCTAGAGCAGTAGCTAAAATGCCGCTAGGTCGTATCGATGACGAGACAACTGCTAACATCGGACGCTTCCAAGGTGGCGGAGCCCAGACGAATATCGTAATCGATCAAGTTGAGCTACTAGCAGAGGCTCGTTCCCTCGTACCAGAGAAAATGGAAGCGCAAGTTGAGAAAATGCGTCGTGCTTTAGAAGAAACAGCATCAGAAATGGGCGGCACGGTTGAGGTAGATGTGCAGGTGATGTACCCAGGCTTTAAACACGAAGACGGAGAGCATGTCGTAGAAGTGGCGAAGCGCGCAGCAAGTGCAATTGGACGTACGACAGAACTTCTTCAAAGTGGTGGAGGCAGTGATGCGAACGTAATTGCAGGTCATGGGATTCCTACAGTGAATCTTTGTGTTGGATATGAAGAGATTCATACGACCAATGAGAAGATGCCAGTTGAAGAACTCGTGAAAACCGCAGAAATGGTTACAGCGATTGTTCAAGAAGCGGCTAAATAA
- a CDS encoding DUF3892 domain-containing protein, giving the protein MDKEIFSAVRKNGDGDIESFRTSSGRELTYEEAISEVNNGNVLGANVFKGKDGEMYIRGNADGDPTNNLDALPTYE; this is encoded by the coding sequence ATGGACAAAGAAATATTCTCAGCTGTTCGAAAAAACGGTGATGGAGATATCGAATCTTTCAGAACCTCATCGGGACGAGAATTAACGTATGAAGAAGCAATAAGTGAAGTGAACAATGGCAACGTACTAGGAGCCAACGTATTTAAAGGGAAAGATGGCGAAATGTATATTCGAGGCAACGCAGATGGTGATCCTACAAACAATTTAGATGCTTTGCCAACTTACGAATAG
- the prli42 gene encoding stressosome-associated protein Prli42 yields the protein MATKATNQQSTAPKRSKREKRQRFIIYLMIATMALTSLLAGAGMFIQ from the coding sequence ATGGCAACAAAGGCCACAAATCAACAATCTACGGCTCCTAAACGTTCGAAACGCGAAAAACGCCAGCGCTTTATCATTTATCTAATGATTGCGACAATGGCACTTACATCCTTACTCGCAGGTGCAGGGATGTTCATCCAATAA
- a CDS encoding acyl-CoA carboxylase subunit beta: protein MMDIYDKINEMYDRRTKVEMGGGIERLEKQRQKGKLTARERLHTLLDDDSFLETNPYMEHRCHYFGMEEAEAPGEGVVTGTGTINGQRVYVFAHDFTVMGGSLGEMHAKKILNMMDLAAKNDAPIIGLNDSAGARIQEGVAALNGYGEIFYRNMKYSGRIPQISVIMGPCAGGAVYSPALTDVVIMVEEISQMFITGPKVIESITGERITAEELGGARVHNEKSGNAHLIARTEEEALALVRQLLGYLNSSKDQEGNLEWQGEQHYRDSLVDLLPDQGEKPYDMKAVIREIVDEDSFTEIHAHFARNAVVGFGRIGDRAIGIIANQPKYLAGSLDIDACDKIARFVRLCNSFSVPIITLVDVTGFFPGVQEEHHGIIRHGAKVLYAYAEADVPKVTVILRKAYGGAYVALNSKALGADVVFAWPSAEIAVMGDEGAANILFHKEIEGNDDPDAARREKRKAYKERFANPYVAAGLGMVDDVIDPRETRIHLLRSLEMLGGKGCKNIKRNHGNIPL from the coding sequence TTGATGGACATCTACGACAAGATCAACGAGATGTATGACAGACGAACAAAGGTGGAAATGGGCGGGGGAATTGAACGACTAGAGAAACAACGTCAAAAAGGAAAATTGACAGCGCGGGAACGTCTTCATACTCTTCTTGATGATGATTCCTTCTTGGAAACAAATCCATATATGGAACATCGGTGTCATTACTTTGGCATGGAAGAGGCGGAGGCTCCTGGAGAAGGAGTTGTCACTGGAACGGGAACAATCAATGGACAGAGAGTATATGTATTTGCCCACGATTTTACTGTAATGGGTGGGTCTTTAGGAGAGATGCATGCGAAAAAGATACTAAATATGATGGACTTAGCTGCTAAGAATGACGCTCCCATCATCGGACTGAATGATTCAGCTGGTGCGCGTATCCAAGAAGGGGTAGCCGCACTTAATGGGTATGGTGAAATCTTCTATCGCAACATGAAGTATTCAGGAAGAATCCCACAAATTTCTGTCATCATGGGACCTTGTGCTGGAGGAGCTGTTTACTCTCCTGCGTTGACGGATGTCGTTATTATGGTGGAAGAAATATCACAAATGTTTATTACTGGACCTAAGGTAATTGAGTCTATTACAGGTGAAAGGATTACAGCGGAGGAATTGGGTGGAGCACGGGTTCATAATGAGAAGAGTGGAAACGCTCATCTTATAGCGAGGACGGAAGAAGAGGCATTAGCACTTGTGCGACAGTTGCTCGGCTATTTAAATAGTAGTAAAGACCAAGAAGGTAATCTTGAATGGCAAGGGGAACAACACTACAGGGATTCATTGGTAGACCTACTTCCTGACCAAGGCGAGAAGCCGTATGACATGAAAGCTGTTATTCGAGAAATCGTTGATGAAGACAGTTTCACAGAAATCCACGCTCACTTTGCGAGAAACGCAGTAGTCGGGTTCGGGAGGATAGGGGACCGAGCAATCGGTATCATTGCAAATCAGCCCAAATACTTAGCTGGGAGTCTCGATATTGATGCGTGCGACAAGATTGCTCGGTTCGTACGCCTTTGCAACTCCTTCTCCGTTCCCATCATCACGCTTGTGGATGTGACAGGGTTCTTTCCAGGCGTCCAAGAGGAACATCATGGGATTATCCGCCACGGAGCGAAAGTCTTATATGCTTATGCGGAGGCAGACGTGCCGAAAGTAACAGTGATTCTTAGGAAAGCATATGGCGGAGCATATGTGGCACTGAATAGTAAAGCTCTCGGAGCAGATGTCGTCTTTGCTTGGCCCTCAGCTGAAATTGCTGTAATGGGAGATGAAGGAGCAGCGAATATTCTATTCCATAAAGAGATTGAAGGAAATGACGACCCGGACGCTGCGAGGAGAGAGAAGCGTAAAGCCTACAAAGAAAGGTTCGCCAATCCTTATGTTGCAGCAGGACTAGGGATGGTTGATGATGTGATTGATCCTCGAGAAACAAGAATTCACCTCCTCCGGTCACTCGAAATGCTAGGTGGAAAGGGCTGCAAGAACATAAAGAGAAATCATGGGAATATCCCGTTGTAA
- a CDS encoding VOC family protein has protein sequence MAVNKNLDGMKIAHIGIAVNDLKEALTTYEKMFDFRPDCIEEIATQHVRVAFIHVGGCVIELLEPIGTSGAVFQFLKRRGEGLHHLALDVPDLTNRLEKLKAMDIHVIGGKSMKGAKEKEIAFLHPGVAHGVLFELCQSNL, from the coding sequence ATGGCTGTGAATAAGAATCTTGATGGTATGAAGATTGCGCATATCGGCATTGCTGTTAATGATTTAAAGGAGGCTCTTACCACCTATGAGAAGATGTTCGACTTTCGTCCAGATTGCATTGAAGAGATTGCCACTCAGCATGTACGAGTAGCATTTATACATGTAGGTGGATGTGTCATAGAACTTCTAGAGCCCATAGGGACATCAGGTGCTGTGTTTCAATTCTTAAAGAGAAGAGGAGAGGGTCTTCACCATTTAGCGTTGGATGTACCTGACTTGACGAATAGGCTTGAGAAGTTAAAGGCTATGGATATTCATGTTATTGGAGGAAAGAGTATGAAAGGAGCTAAGGAGAAGGAAATCGCATTTCTACACCCTGGTGTAGCACATGGTGTGCTCTTCGAATTGTGTCAATCTAACTTGTAG
- a CDS encoding DNA polymerase IV, which yields MSRWYPKNGRVILHVDMNSFYASVEMAYNPELRGKPLAIAGNPEERKGIVVTSSYEARAKGVKTTMPLWEARRLCPELIVMRPDFNKYRKASSEMFTILSEVTSLVQPVSIDEGYIDITDCGGMGSPPEIAQWIQNTIKERLDLPCSIGIAPNKFLAKMASDMKKPLGITILRKRDIEEKLWPLPVEEMYGVGQKTAEKLKGVNISTIHDLANADVWTLKRLLGVNGERLIRRANGEDQRPVDPEAVSEFKSIGNSQTLPHDTTDENEILQLVRKLSKKVADRMERKQVVSRNIQVMIRYHNRKTITRSKQLSEYISKEEDIFHYAQQLWEQHWNQEPIRLLGVTAHDFIDVTELTQQLSLFTYKETAKNEKLYEAIDELTEKYGTNPFKQLPPSTDSSPTTSFQKDFLDDYKKG from the coding sequence ATGTCGCGCTGGTATCCGAAGAATGGACGCGTAATTCTGCATGTAGATATGAATAGTTTCTATGCGTCTGTTGAGATGGCGTACAACCCTGAATTGAGAGGAAAGCCTTTGGCGATAGCTGGGAATCCAGAAGAGCGGAAGGGGATTGTAGTGACGAGCAGCTATGAGGCACGAGCAAAAGGGGTTAAGACAACCATGCCACTTTGGGAGGCCCGTCGCTTGTGTCCAGAGCTAATTGTCATGCGTCCTGATTTCAACAAATATCGAAAGGCGTCCAGTGAAATGTTCACGATTCTCTCAGAAGTGACCAGTTTGGTACAACCTGTGTCTATTGACGAAGGATATATAGATATTACAGATTGTGGTGGTATGGGCTCACCTCCTGAGATTGCTCAGTGGATTCAAAACACAATCAAGGAACGACTAGACCTGCCTTGTAGTATTGGCATTGCGCCGAACAAGTTTTTAGCGAAAATGGCTTCTGATATGAAGAAACCGCTAGGTATTACGATCCTTCGAAAGCGGGATATAGAGGAGAAACTCTGGCCGCTCCCTGTAGAAGAAATGTATGGGGTTGGACAGAAGACCGCTGAAAAGTTAAAAGGAGTAAACATCTCCACCATCCATGACCTCGCAAATGCCGATGTATGGACACTTAAAAGGTTATTAGGAGTGAACGGGGAGCGTTTAATAAGACGGGCAAACGGAGAAGATCAACGCCCTGTCGATCCAGAAGCTGTTTCAGAATTTAAGAGCATAGGGAACTCCCAGACGTTACCCCACGATACGACAGATGAGAATGAAATCTTGCAGCTAGTACGGAAACTCTCCAAGAAAGTTGCCGACCGGATGGAGCGAAAACAAGTTGTTTCTCGGAATATCCAAGTGATGATTCGCTATCATAACCGAAAGACCATTACCCGTAGTAAGCAGCTTTCTGAGTATATTTCAAAGGAAGAAGACATTTTCCACTATGCTCAACAGTTGTGGGAACAACACTGGAATCAAGAACCCATCCGCCTACTTGGCGTAACGGCCCATGACTTTATTGACGTAACAGAGCTTACGCAACAATTGTCACTCTTTACGTACAAAGAAACCGCTAAAAATGAGAAGCTCTATGAAGCCATTGACGAGCTTACAGAAAAGTATGGAACGAACCCATTTAAACAACTCCCTCCGTCAACCGATTCATCCCCGACAACAAGCTTTCAAAAGGACTTTCTGGATGATTATAAGAAAGGATAG
- a CDS encoding quinone oxidoreductase family protein yields the protein MKGIQFKEYGGPEVLEVATLDKPVPEDGEVLIQVTAIGVNYADTARREGAYVVPTPLPFVPGAEVAGVVEETGTNVGSFKKGDRVVTLISSGGYSEYVTTHEQTLIPIPDGVSDEIAVALPLQGLTAYHILKTMGQMQVGETVLIHAAAGGVGTIAVQLAKQFGAGKIIATASTSEKLDLAKELGADVGINYTDDDWQEQVMQATDGKGVDVALEMVGGDIFNETIKCMRSFGRVVVFGVASGEPAQMYPAGLMNRNLSVIGFFLPQIMKKPDLFRNSLEELLRYLNEGKLQLKIGGVYALEDARNVHQLLQGRRTTGKLVLKP from the coding sequence ATGAAAGGAATACAGTTCAAGGAGTATGGTGGTCCAGAAGTGTTAGAAGTGGCAACGCTTGATAAGCCGGTTCCAGAAGATGGTGAGGTATTGATTCAGGTAACAGCAATTGGGGTCAACTATGCGGATACTGCAAGAAGAGAAGGCGCATACGTAGTACCGACGCCATTGCCATTTGTTCCTGGAGCAGAAGTAGCAGGTGTTGTAGAGGAAACGGGTACGAACGTAGGTTCATTTAAGAAAGGCGACCGAGTGGTCACGCTCATTTCTTCTGGAGGATATTCAGAATACGTAACCACCCACGAGCAAACGCTTATTCCAATTCCGGATGGAGTATCGGATGAAATCGCTGTTGCGCTTCCTTTACAAGGACTAACAGCTTATCACATTTTGAAGACAATGGGGCAAATGCAGGTCGGAGAAACTGTCCTTATTCACGCTGCAGCAGGGGGCGTAGGGACGATTGCGGTGCAGCTTGCCAAACAATTTGGAGCAGGGAAGATCATCGCAACGGCTAGTACAAGTGAGAAACTAGACCTAGCGAAAGAACTAGGTGCGGATGTTGGCATCAATTATACGGATGATGACTGGCAGGAACAAGTGATGCAAGCGACTGATGGGAAAGGGGTAGACGTTGCGCTTGAGATGGTCGGGGGAGACATCTTCAATGAAACCATCAAATGTATGAGGTCATTTGGCCGCGTTGTAGTCTTTGGTGTTGCGAGCGGAGAACCCGCCCAAATGTATCCAGCAGGTCTTATGAACCGGAACCTTTCTGTAATTGGCTTCTTCCTGCCGCAAATCATGAAAAAACCAGACCTTTTCCGGAACAGCTTAGAAGAACTACTTCGATACCTCAATGAAGGAAAGCTGCAATTAAAAATAGGCGGGGTGTATGCCTTAGAAGATGCTCGCAACGTTCATCAACTCCTTCAAGGCCGAAGAACAACTGGAAAACTAGTGTTAAAACCATAA
- a CDS encoding nuclear transport factor 2 family protein, with amino-acid sequence MGGICIQDLYETLQEYFQAWNEAMATKDSQSIRSYMSEDFVGYWSHAGDDEPEPYRYHYNLDAVLNQMNNAKKSFEPYTITERGNGQEYVTIGRETNTINGHPHTALCMFVWRVEDQGLKLLREYIELED; translated from the coding sequence ATAGGAGGGATCTGTATACAAGACTTATATGAAACCCTACAAGAATACTTTCAAGCCTGGAATGAAGCAATGGCGACTAAAGATAGCCAATCCATTCGGAGCTATATGTCTGAAGACTTTGTTGGGTATTGGTCTCATGCAGGAGATGATGAACCTGAACCATATCGGTATCATTACAATTTGGACGCAGTCTTAAATCAGATGAATAACGCCAAGAAAAGCTTTGAACCATATACAATTACAGAAAGAGGAAATGGACAGGAGTACGTTACAATTGGAAGAGAAACGAACACAATCAATGGCCATCCACATACGGCGTTATGCATGTTCGTATGGCGTGTAGAAGACCAAGGTTTAAAGTTACTACGTGAATACATAGAATTGGAAGATTAA